In Candidatus Poribacteria bacterium, the genomic stretch TCGTTTATTTCGCAGCTATATTGATCACTGCTAACAAAATGTAAACACTACGTACTACTTTATCGGATGGCGTTTTATTAATTTTTCCGTAAATTACGATTCGCCGTTTTTTGTTAACCGCGCGACGATTTCTTCAACGGCACCCGCTGCGCGCTCCCGAATCTGATCGGGTGTGAGACTCTGGATCGGGTGTGGCACAGTGAGGGGTTCCAAGTCGCTATGCCCGAGCACACGCGCCTGTACTTTACCCGCAGCAAAAAAAACTTCTGTACAGACTGCGACACTGGGGACACCGCGTTCCTCTAAAGCACTTCCATCGTGCATACTGCACGATATGCAAGAGCCTCAGTCGGCAAGTCCTTCAATAACGAAGTCTGCCTGCTCCGCGAGTTCAGCGAGCAATTCCGTCGGTGCCGGACGCGTGAATGTCGGTTTTTTGACCTGAATCACTTCGGCAAGGTCAAACCGTTCTTGCATTAATTCAGCAATGCGGTCGAGAAAAATATCACTACCATTTTTCGTGATGTTCAGGAGACCCATTACTTTTCCATCAAGGCTATCGAGCCGCGGTGAGAGAAATTTCGCTGGCGCATCACCTTGAGAGGTTGGATCGAGTAAAGTGGCGTTTGGCATTAGAAAACCTCAATATTCTGTTGCTGGCGAGATTTATAACCTCGCCAATCCTTCCAGAGATCATGTAGATGAACCGGATGCTTCCATCTGCAGCTGCTGCGACTTTGCCATCGCATCTTCTGCTTCTTGAATCATCCCTTTTCGTTGGTAACACACGGATAAACTGGTATATGCAAGCGGGTCCTTCGGGTTAATTTCTATGGCTTTCTGGACAGCCTCGATGGCTTCATCGTATAAACTCAGCCGTTCATAAGCGTGTCCCAGCCCAAGGTGTCCTTCGATGTAGTCTGGATACGTGTCAGTGAGTTCTTTGAAGGCGTTGACAGCCGCTTCAAGGTCGTTCTCCGCAAAGTGCGTGAGCGCAGCGTCGTAAAGTTCTGCTTCGGTTGGCATCTTTTGTGTCCTTTGGGATAT encodes the following:
- a CDS encoding tetratricopeptide repeat protein, giving the protein MPTEAELYDAALTHFAENDLEAAVNAFKELTDTYPDYIEGHLGLGHAYERLSLYDEAIEAVQKAIEINPKDPLAYTSLSVCYQRKGMIQEAEDAMAKSQQLQMEASGSST